The Molothrus ater isolate BHLD 08-10-18 breed brown headed cowbird chromosome 18, BPBGC_Mater_1.1, whole genome shotgun sequence genome window below encodes:
- the KREMEN1 gene encoding kremen protein 1, producing the protein MEPPALAAVLAFSGLALSCCREPVLSECYTANGADYRGTQNQTSQYAGKPCLYWNETFEHPYNTVKYPNGEGGLGEHNYCRNPDGDVSPWCYIAEHEDGIYWKYCEIPSCRMPGNLGCYKDHGEPPPLTGTSETSNKLTIQTCISSCRSQQFKFAGMESGYACFCGNNPDYWRYGEAASTECNSVCFGDHTQPCGGDGRVILFDTLIGACGGNYTSATAVIYSPDFPDTYGTGKVCYWTIQVPGASQIHFTFVLFEIKDATDMVELLDGYTYHVLARFNGKNKPPHTFNISLDFVILYFFSDDINQAQGFAIRYRAVKDNVHQNKIPVNHTLPERTNEQANLSINAARSSKILYVITTSPSHPTSSMPEWTIYSLAALLILSATAIIAKILLHVTMRSHQIPAAAETEDCSDVTTAGEIWSIFYQPSTSISIFKKKLRNQQDDCNPLVGD; encoded by the exons ATGGAGCCTCCCGCCCTCGCCGCCGTCCTGGCCTTCTCCGGGCTGGCGCTGAGCTGCTGCCGGGAGCCCGTCCTGTCCG AATGCTACACAGCCAACGGGGCTGACTACCGTGGCACTCAGAACCAGACCTCCCAATATGCAGGGAAACCTTGTCTTTATTGGAATGAGACATTTGAGCATCCTTACAATACTGTGAAATATCCCAATGGGGAGGGAGGGCTTGGAGAGCACAACTACTGCAG aaaccCTGATGGGGATGTCAGCCCATGGTGCTATATTGCAGAACATGAAGATGGAATATACTGGAAATACTGTGAGATCCCATCCTGCCGAA TGCCAGGAAATCTGGGCTGTTACAAGGACCATGGGGAGCCACCACCCCTGACTGGCACCAGCGAGACCTCCAACAAGCTCACCATCCAGACGTGCATCAGCTCCTGCCGCAGCCAGCAGTTCAAG TTTGCAGGCATGGAATCAGGTTATGCTTGCTTCTGTGGAAATAATCCTGACTACTGGAGATACGGGGAGGCAGCCAGCACGGAATGCAACAGTGTTTGCTTTGGAGACCACACTCAGCCCTGCGGTGGGGATGGCAGAGTCATTCTTTTTGACA CCCTTATTGGTGCCTGTGGAGGGAATTACACTTCTGCTACAGCTGTGATCTATTCCCCAGATTTCCCTGACACATATGGCACAGGCAAAGTCTGTTATTGGACCATACAAGTTCCAGGAGCATCTCAAATCCACTTCACCTTTGTCCTTTTTGAAATCAAGGATGCTACAGATATGGTGGAATTGCTGGATGGTTACACCTACCACGTTCTGGCTCGTTTTAATGGCAAGAACAAGCCTCCCCACACCTTTAACATCTCTTTggattttgtaattttgtaCTTTTTCTCAGATGACATCAATCAAGCCCAGGGATTTGCTATCAGGTATAGAG CTGTGAAGGACAATGTGCACCAAAACAAGATCCCAGTGAATCACACCCTTCCAGAGAGGACAAATGAGCAAGCAAATCTCAGCATCAATGCAGCCCGGTCATCAAAGATACTCTATGTCATCACAACCAGCCCAAGCCATCCTACCAGCTCCATGCCTG AATGGACAATATACAGCCTCGCAGCACTGCTCATCCTGAGTGCCACAGCCATAATAGCAAAGATACTTCTGCACGTTACCATGAG GTCCCACCAgattccagctgcagctgaaacaGAGGATTGCAGTGATGTCACTACTGCTGGTGAGATCTGGAGTATATTTTACCAACCATCCACATCAATATCCATCTTCAAGAAAAAGCTTCGAAATCAACAAGATGATTGCAATCCACTGGTGGGAGACTGA